AGGTCGGAATCCATAAACTATCTTCCCTTTTATCTCCTTTAAAAGAGTTCTTCCCAACGTAAATGTATGGGTTCGTTTTCTCTGAACTAGTTTATAGTCAACCTGTGATTTTCAACATTTTGGGAATATATCAAGTATCAGTCACCAGTTTCAGGAATACAGAGGTTGCTCCAAAGTTAGCTTTGTCGACGTAATTAACAACCTGTAATATAACACATCAAAGTGGTTCATTAAAAAGTGGAGATCGTACTAAACTGAAGATCTTAAATGTATATCAGTCGTCTTACCGCATCGTTGAGAACAAACCCGAGGACGGTCACCAGGACCATCAGAGCTGTGACACTGAAGAGGTTCCCAGAACAAAACAACAACTCATCGTATGGCAACGATCCTCGGATAAGTCCAAAGAGAAGAAAACAGATCATCGGTATGCCGAACACATATGTAGCAAAGGCAAAGTGGCTGTTTACAGCGTTCCCTTCGTCCAACACCGACGACAGACGTTTGTGCCTCTGACAAAACTGACCAAAGATGTTTTCAAACTTGTCCATATCTTCTTCAAGGTTCTTGGACAGAGTTCGGAATTCTTTGATCAGACATATCGTGATAGTGTTGAACAAAACGATAGCCGAAACCATCTGTAAGGTCACAACAATAAGCATACAGACATAAAAGACCAGTAAGCCAATTTTGGTTGCCCCTTGATAGCCGTTGAATGGGGTCATATGACGCTCCAATGTTGGAAATGCATTGCTAAGGCCAGTGGATGTACTGACAATGACACACAAATAGGCCAGGGtgaaaattataagaaatgtgcGTACTTTATGCGTAATTGTCAATAAATAAGGAGAGGCACCATATTCCAATACGTATGTTCCAATTAGTTCTTCAAATCTTCTGAAATGTTTTGGAATGGCAAATGTGAGCGCCAAGGATAGGTATGCAACATACAAGTATGATGCCAATACCGCAAGTGATGACATCAACTTTCCACCCAGTTTCGTCTCCATAACGAATATAGAGCAATATCTGATAACATTGACCACGACAAGACTCTTACAGATAACTCCAAGAAATATATATGCACATTTGGAAGATTTACTTTTCTCGTCTCCAAGGTAAAATCCGTTCAAGTGTAAAAGTTGCTTGACTGGTTTGAAGACCGGGTTCATGCCAAACTGTTCAATGTCCTCCACCTTTGTAGGTTTCATAACGATTTGTTCTCAAATACACTGTAGCTTTCTAATAACTGTCCCGAGTGTACACGCCTGGTTCCGACACAATATAGATACTGTCATGAAGTAGTACGCCTAATCAACGAGCAGCCGAGAGCTGTTGAATTTTAAAGAACCAGATTAACTGCATCCTGTGCAATGAGTGCAGGAATCTAGAGATCAACTAGATCAACTCTTTGATTCAGCTCTAACTGATGTTTGTCCAATCAACACGTATCCATAATACATTACAGATACATTCGTATAACACGCATTAGTCAGGGGTATATCGTGGCCATTATTGATCTGCCGCATAGCAATACATCAACACATTGTAAAAACACTAGACCATCGTTGTAATTATGTCCTGAGGAACCAGAATCATAGAATTATAAAGTGGGAAGGGAGGAGAACTGATTTTCAGAATAAGGGTGGCGAGTGGggtggggaggggaggggagtaTTTACTCTTAGGGGATATCGGGTCAATCAAGTCACATCTGGCTGTTCATAAATCCCCGTTCAGTTGAAAGGATTGGTTGCCGACATGTAGTAAAACGTGTCACCACGTCCACTCTCTAGGCAAAGGGGAAAATAAAACGTTTAGTCTTTCAAGTTAAAGGTGCCTTGAAATGCAAATCATCTGGGATCATTTTCCTCACAGaacaatgtttcatcacaagTCAGTGTGTCAATATTTGGATTCTTCACCCACCAGGGACACTTGATGAAAGCAATGTTATTAATTACGTATATGCGTGATTATGGTATTCAGTGATAGGTGATTATGGTATGGGATGAAAGTCACTTTAGGTTGTACTTGTCCAGTTAACGACCTGCAGCAGGTAAAGTGGTGAGGT
This genomic stretch from Haliotis asinina isolate JCU_RB_2024 chromosome 4, JCU_Hal_asi_v2, whole genome shotgun sequence harbors:
- the LOC137280943 gene encoding uncharacterized protein; this translates as MKPTKVEDIEQFGMNPVFKPVKQLLHLNGFYLGDEKSKSSKCAYIFLGVICKSLVVVNVIRYCSIFVMETKLGGKLMSSLAVLASYLYVAYLSLALTFAIPKHFRRFEELIGTYVLEYGASPYLLTITHKVRTFLIIFTLAYLCVIVSTSTGLSNAFPTLERHMTPFNGYQGATKIGLLVFYVCMLIVVTLQMVSAIVLFNTITICLIKEFRTLSKNLEEDMDKFENIFGQFCQRHKRLSSVLDEGNAVNSHFAFATYVFGIPMICFLLFGLIRGSLPYDELLFCSGNLFSVTALMVLVTVLGFVLNDAVVNYVDKANFGATSVFLKLVTDT